In a single window of the Daphnia carinata strain CSIRO-1 unplaced genomic scaffold, CSIRO_AGI_Dcar_HiC_V3 NW_026453105.1, whole genome shotgun sequence genome:
- the LOC130699942 gene encoding endocuticle structural glycoprotein SgAbd-1-like isoform X2: MKLFIVAAFLAVAAAVPSSYKPEYNAPGYPAPSYPVPKYTTPSYPAAAYPAPAYPAPAYPAPAYPAPVYPAPAYPTPSYNKDNKYADITATSQSDERNLDGSSQWSYAQSDYTTREESQVQKKMQGVTYDSYGKESYGEVLGNTNKGSSYWVSPEGEKFTLTWAADEAGFQPKGDHLPVAPVHEYELPVAPVHIPFNGKGYKIY, from the exons ATGAAGCTC TTCATCGtcgccgctttcttggccgtcgctgccgctgttccatccagctacaagccggagTACAACGCACCCGGCTACCCAGCCCCAAGCTACCCTGTACCGAAGTACACTACTCCTAGTTACCCCGCAGCGGCCTatcctgcaccagcctaccctgcaccagcctaccctgcaccagcctaccctgcaccagtctaccccgcaccagcttaccctactcccagctacaacaaggataacaaatacgccgaCATCACCGccaccagccaatctgacgagcgcaatctcgatggcagcagccaatggag CTATGCCCAAtctgactacaccacccgcgaagagtctcaggttcagaagaagatgcaaggagtcacctacgattcctacggcaaagaatcgtacggtgaagtcctaggcaacaccaacaagggatcttcttactgggtttctcctgaaggcgagaagttcactttgacctgggcgGCTGACGAAGCTGGATTCCAGCCAAaaggtgatcacttgcccgtcgctcccgtccacgaatatgagctcccagttgcACCTGTTCACATCCCTTTCAACGGCAAAGGCTATAAGATTTACTAA
- the LOC130699942 gene encoding endocuticle structural glycoprotein SgAbd-1-like isoform X1, which translates to MKLFIVAAFLAVAAAVPSSYKPEYNAPGYPAPSYPVPKYTTPSYPAAAYPAPAYPAPAYPAPAYPAPVYPAPAYPTPSYNKDNKYADITATSQSDERNLDGSSQWSYAQSDYTTREESQVQKKMQGVTYDSYGKESYGEVLGNTNKGSSYWVSPEGEKFTLTWAADEAGFQPKGDHLPVAPVHEYELPVAPVHIPFNGKGYKIY; encoded by the exons TTCATCGtcgccgctttcttggccgtcgctgccgctgttccatccagctacaagccggagTACAACGCACCCGGCTACCCAGCCCCAAGCTACCCTGTACCGAAGTACACTACTCCTAGTTACCCCGCAGCGGCCTatcctgcaccagcctaccctgcaccagcctaccctgcaccagcctaccctgcaccagtctaccccgcaccagcttaccctactcccagctacaacaaggataacaaatacgccgaCATCACCGccaccagccaatctgacgagcgcaatctcgatggcagcagccaatggag CTATGCCCAAtctgactacaccacccgcgaagagtctcaggttcagaagaagatgcaaggagtcacctacgattcctacggcaaagaatcgtacggtgaagtcctaggcaacaccaacaagggatcttcttactgggtttctcctgaaggcgagaagttcactttgacctgggcgGCTGACGAAGCTGGATTCCAGCCAAaaggtgatcacttgcccgtcgctcccgtccacgaatatgagctcccagttgcACCTGTTCACATCCCTTTCAACGGCAAAGGCTATAAGATTTACTAA
- the LOC130699942 gene encoding larval cuticle protein LCP-22-like isoform X3, which yields MKLFIVAAFLAVAAAVPSSYKPEYNAPGYPAPSYPVPKYTTPTYPAPVYPAPAYPTPSYNKDNKYADITATSQSDERNLDGSSQWSYAQSDYTTREESQVQKKMQGVTYDSYGKESYGEVLGNTNKGSSYWVSPEGEKFTLTWAADEAGFQPKGDHLPVAPVHEYELPVAPVHIPFNGKGYKIY from the exons TTCATCGtcgccgctttcttggccgtcgctgccgctgttccatccagctacaagccggagTACAACGCACCCGGCTACCCAGCCCCAAGCTACCCTGTACCGAAGTACACTACTCCTA cctaccctgcaccagtctaccccgcaccagcttaccctactcccagctacaacaaggataacaaatacgccgaCATCACCGccaccagccaatctgacgagcgcaatctcgatggcagcagccaatggag CTATGCCCAAtctgactacaccacccgcgaagagtctcaggttcagaagaagatgcaaggagtcacctacgattcctacggcaaagaatcgtacggtgaagtcctaggcaacaccaacaagggatcttcttactgggtttctcctgaaggcgagaagttcactttgacctgggcgGCTGACGAAGCTGGATTCCAGCCAAaaggtgatcacttgcccgtcgctcccgtccacgaatatgagctcccagttgcACCTGTTCACATCCCTTTCAACGGCAAAGGCTATAAGATTTACTAA
- the LOC130699942 gene encoding larval cuticle protein LCP-22-like isoform X4, whose protein sequence is MKLFIVAAFLAVAAAVPSSYKPEYNAPGYPAPSYPVPKYTTPAYPAPVYPAPAYPTPSYNKDNKYADITATSQSDERNLDGSSQWSYAQSDYTTREESQVQKKMQGVTYDSYGKESYGEVLGNTNKGSSYWVSPEGEKFTLTWAADEAGFQPKGDHLPVAPVHEYELPVAPVHIPFNGKGYKIY, encoded by the exons TTCATCGtcgccgctttcttggccgtcgctgccgctgttccatccagctacaagccggagTACAACGCACCCGGCTACCCAGCCCCAAGCTACCCTGTACCGAAGTACACTACTC cagcctaccctgcaccagtctaccccgcaccagcttaccctactcccagctacaacaaggataacaaatacgccgaCATCACCGccaccagccaatctgacgagcgcaatctcgatggcagcagccaatggag CTATGCCCAAtctgactacaccacccgcgaagagtctcaggttcagaagaagatgcaaggagtcacctacgattcctacggcaaagaatcgtacggtgaagtcctaggcaacaccaacaagggatcttcttactgggtttctcctgaaggcgagaagttcactttgacctgggcgGCTGACGAAGCTGGATTCCAGCCAAaaggtgatcacttgcccgtcgctcccgtccacgaatatgagctcccagttgcACCTGTTCACATCCCTTTCAACGGCAAAGGCTATAAGATTTACTAA